The genomic window ACGACCGGTACGCCGGCCCGCATGGCGATCGCGACGAACCCGCCCCGCCCGAACCGCCGCAGTCGATACCGCTCGCGGTAGTGCTTGCCCGGACCCTTCGTCCCCTCCGGGAAGACGACCGCGAGCTGTTGCTCGTCGTGGAGGAGCCGGTACGCGTTGTCGGGATGCGCGCCGACGCCACCGCCGCGTGACCACAGCGTGCCGACGACGGGCACGGCGCGGAACAGGTTCTCGGCGAGGCCGTACACGGGCCGGCCGAGCTCCTTCTCGATGCCGTGCATGATCACGGGCGCGTCCGACGGGATCGCGCCCGCGTGGTTGGCGATCATCAGCGCGCCACCCGCGCGCGGCACGTGCTCGAGCCCTTCCCACTCGACCCGGAACCAGTGCTCGTACACGGGGTCATAGATGGCGCGCGCGATGCGACGCATCCGCTCGCTGCGGCCCCAGCCGTCGACGTCGGAGCGCCGTGCCTCGGTCGGCGACGGCTCGGTTCCCGCGTCGGTCCGCGGGACGTGGACGATCTCGGTGCTCGCCCTGTCGGTGCCGTTCGTCCATCCCGCCTCGGGTGAGGTCAGGTCGACGTCCACGACTGGGTCCGGCGCACGGTCGGGCACCCGCGAAGGAAACCGCGGTGGCGCCGGGTGCGCAAGCCGTCGGTTGCGCGGGCTGGTCAGCAAGGTCGTCACGCGGGGCGCTCGGCGCGCACGGCGCCCGCGACGAGCCACGCCGGCGTCCGGTAGCGCCACCACATCGTGACGAGCCGGGCGAGCATCAGCACGCAGAGCGCGCCCCACAGGTCGAGGAGCGTGCCGTGCAGCAGCTGGACCGCGACCGCCACGGGCAGGAAGCACACGAAGGTCGACACGGCCATCGCCACGGCGAGGTATCCGACGTCTCCGGCGCCGATGAGGATCCCGTCGAGCACGAACACGACCGCGTTGAGCGGTTGCAACGCGGCGACGACGAACAGGAGCTCGAGCGTGCGCTGCGTGACGCGGGTGTCGTGCGTGAACAGGGGAGCGATCCACGGCCGGAGCACGACGAGCGCGATCCCGAACACGACGCCCATCACGACGCCCCACTCGAGCATGCGCCGCGCGGCGGTACGGGCCCCGTCGGCATCGTTTGCGCCCAGGAGCTTCCCGATCAGCGCCTGACCTGCGATCGCGAGCGCGTCCATCGACAGCGCGAGGAACATCATCACCTGGAACGCGACCTGATGCGCGCCGAGCTGCGCGTCACCGAGGCGCGACGCGACCGCGGTCGTGACGAGATACGCGAACAGCAGCGATCCGGTCCGGACGACGAGACGCCCGCCGACGCGCGCCGAGTCGCGCATCCCGTGCGTGCGCACGCCCCAGGTCGCGCGGAGGGGACGGGCGAGGTGCGCGACGAACAGGAGATACGCGATCGCGGCCGCGTACTGCGCCGCGACCGTTCCCCAGGCCGAGCCGGCGATGCCGAGGCCGAGCGTGTAGACGAGCAGCAGCTCGAGCGCGAGGTTCACGACGTTCTGCGCGACCGCGACGACGAGCGTC from Acidimicrobiia bacterium includes these protein-coding regions:
- a CDS encoding lysophospholipid acyltransferase family protein, encoding MDVDLTSPEAGWTNGTDRASTEIVHVPRTDAGTEPSPTEARRSDVDGWGRSERMRRIARAIYDPVYEHWFRVEWEGLEHVPRAGGALMIANHAGAIPSDAPVIMHGIEKELGRPVYGLAENLFRAVPVVGTLWSRGGGVGAHPDNAYRLLHDEQQLAVVFPEGTKGPGKHYRERYRLRRFGRGGFVAIAMRAGVPVVPIAVVGSEETMPLLYKSARGAKILNVPYFPVTANMLLLGPLGLVAPFPAKLRLRVLPPVHFDVPPDQERYSRSRIMEEAERIRELIQQAVYDMLRARRSVLFG
- a CDS encoding MATE family efflux transporter, encoding TLVVAVAQNVVNLALELLLVYTLGLGIAGSAWGTVAAQYAAAIAYLLFVAHLARPLRATWGVRTHGMRDSARVGGRLVVRTGSLLFAYLVTTAVASRLGDAQLGAHQVAFQVMMFLALSMDALAIAGQALIGKLLGANDADGARTAARRMLEWGVVMGVVFGIALVVLRPWIAPLFTHDTRVTQRTLELLFVVAALQPLNAVVFVLDGILIGAGDVGYLAVAMAVSTFVCFLPVAVAVQLLHGTLLDLWGALCVLMLARLVTMWWRYRTPAWLVAGAVRAERPA